From Triticum urartu cultivar G1812 chromosome 2, Tu2.1, whole genome shotgun sequence, a single genomic window includes:
- the LOC125534368 gene encoding programmed cell death protein 2-like yields MAEEVHLGLPGPWAEDYREKADHYTTKIGGVPDWPAEDVGTEAESLQCKLCGTRLCLVAQVYAPLAKLNIEERTLYVLVCPAPKCSPNTQSWKVLRVQKCHTGMQSNDNGDGSVQSKEKVCSNEPTPSCSVGKNNEEENKSSNTNDDDFDLDALAAALEQAATVASNTKKKSKSKRANNVPRKCAVVKEKVNDLSIPVLPCFYIYYDKEQSRGKTSVGSSSYEKLLAEEVMDMGNDEEEKWEGEKYEYDSAPGADRTFLKFKKRLDAYPQQCFRYSCGGSPLLPTTNSQDVGTCKLCGSRRQYELQLMSPLSYFLDQAGDGSSNCAPNAWTWLTLVIYTCSKSCCPSSCCGKQGNCCWGVVEEEIMMQEDEACNA; encoded by the exons ATGGCGGAGGAGGTGCATCTGGGCCTGCCGGGGCCGTGGGCGGAGGACTACCGGGAGAAGGCCGACCACTACACCACCAAGATCGGCGGGGTCCCT GATTGGCCAGCCGAGGATGTGGGGACTGAAGCTGAATCACTCCAATGCAAATTGTGTGGAACCAGGCTCTGCCTTGTTGCTCAG GTTTATGCTCCTCTTGCGAAGCTTAACATTGAAGAGAGGACACTGTATGTGCTCGTTTGCCCGGCGCCAAAATGCAGCCCTAACACCCAAAG TTGGAAGGTCCTAAGGGTTCAGAAGTGCCATACTGGTATGCAATCAAATGATAATGGGGACGGGTCAGTCCAAAGTAAAGAAAAGGTTTGCTCAAATGAGCCAACTCCTTCCTGTTCTGTGGGGAAAAATAATGAAGAAGAAAACAAGAGTTCCAACACCAATGATGATGATTTTGATTTAGATGCCTTGGCTGCAGCACTCGAGCAGGCTGCAACGGTGGCATCCAACACAAAGAAGAAAAGTAAATCAAAGCGTGCTAATAATGTCCCTAGAAAATGCGCTGTAGTGAAGGAGAAAGTAAATGACCTGAGTATACCAG TTCTTCCTTGTTTCTATATCTATTACGACAAGGAACAGTCGAGGGGGAAAACCAGTGTAGGTTCTAGTAGCTATGAAAAACTTTTGGCAGAAGAGGTAATGGACATGGGTAATGATGAAGAAGAAAAATGGGAAGGAGAAAAGTATGAATATGATAGTGCTCCTGGGGCCGACAGAACTTTCTTAAAATTTAAGAAACGGTTGGATGCATATCCTCAACAATGCTTTAG GTATTCATGTGGTGGTAGTCCACTGTTGCCTACAACTAACTCACAGGATGTTGGCACATGTAAGCTTTGTGGTTCACGACGTCAATATGAACTTCAACTGATGTCCCCATTATCATATTTTCTCGACCAAGCTGGTGATGGTTCCTCAAATTGTGCACCTAATGCCTGGACTTGGCTGACTCTTGTTATCTACACTTGCTCCAAG AGTTGCTGTCCTTCGTCTTGTTGTGGGAAACAGGGCAATTGCTGCTGGGGAGTAGTGGAGGAGGAGATAATGATGCAGGAGGATGAAGCATGTAACGCGTGA
- the LOC125540128 gene encoding beta-D-xylosidase 4-like — protein MATAARPPFLAVVLLVATVMLSWGGNVEVAEAQTPVFACDASNATLASYGFCNRKASASARAKDLVSRLTLAEKVGFLVNKQPALGRLGIPAYEWWSEALHGVSYVGPGTRFSPLVPGATSFPQPILTAASFNASLFRAIGEVVSTEARAMHNVGLAGLTFWSPNINIFRDPRWGRGQETPGEDPLLASKYAVGYVTGLQDAGAAGVVDGALKVAACCKHYTAYDVDNWKGVERYTFDAKVSQQDLDDTFQPPFKSCVLDGNVASVMCSYNKVNGKPTCADKDLLSGVIRGDWKLNGYIVSDCDSVDVLYTQQHYTKTPEEAAAITIKSGLDLNCGNFLAEHTVAAVQAGELSEEDVDRAITNNFIMLMRLGFFDGDPRELAFGSLGPKDVCTSSNRELARETARQGIVLLKNNGALPLSAKSIKSMAVIGPNANASFTMIGNYEGTPCKYTTPLQGLGASVNTVYQPGCTNVGCSGNSLQLSTAVAAAASADVTVLVVGADQSIERESLDRTSLLLPGQQTQLVSAVANASRGPVILVVMSGGPFDISFAKASDKISAILWVGYPGEAGGAAIADILFGSHNPSGRLPVTWYPASYADTVKMTDMRMRPDTSTGYPGRTYRFYTGDTVFAFGDGLSYTKMSHSLVAAPPSYVSMQLAEDHPCRAEECASVEAAGDHCEDLAFDVKLRVQNAGEVAGAHSVLLFSSPPSAHNAPAKHLLGFEKVSLAPGEAGTVAFRVDVCRDLSVADELGGRKVALGGHTLHVGDLKHTVELRV, from the exons ATGGCCACGGCGGCGCGCCCTCCGTTCCTGGCCGTGGTGCTGCTGGTGGCGACGGTGATGCTGAGCTGGGGCGGCAATGTGGAGGTGGCGGAGGCACAGACGCCGGTGTTCGCGTGCGACGCGTCGAACGCGACGCTGGCGTCCTACGGGTTCTGCAACCGGAAGGCGTCGGCGTCGGCGCGCGCCAAGGACCTGGTGTCGCGGCTGACGCTGGCGGAGAAGGTGGGGttcctggtgaacaagcagccgGCGCTGGGGCGGCTGGGCATCCCGGCGTACGAGTGGTGGTCCGAGGCGCTGCACGGGGTGTCCTACGTGGGGCCCGGCACCCGGTTCTCGCCGCTGGTGCCCGGCGCCACCAGCTTCCCGCAGCCCATCCTCACCGCCGCCTCCTTCAACGCCTCCCTCTTCCGCGCCATCGGCGAG GTGGTGTCGACGGAGGCGCGGGCGATGCACAACGTGGGGCTGGCGGGGCTCACCTTCTGGAGCCCCAACATCAACATCTTCCGGGACCCGCGGTGGGGCCGCGGCCAGGAGACGCCCGGCGAGGACCCGCTGCTCGCCAGCAAGTACGCCGTGGGCTACGTCACGGGCCTCCAGGACGCCGGCGCGGCGGGCGTCGTCGACGGCGCGCTCAAGGTCGCCGCCTGCTGCAAGCACTACACCGCCTACGACGTCGACAACTGGAAGGGCGTCGAGCGCTACACCTTCGACGCCAAG GTGTCGCAGCAGGACCTGGACGACACGTTCCAGCCGCCGTTCAAGAGCTGCGTGCTGGACGGCAATGTGGCCAGCGTCATGTGCTCCTACAACAAGGTGAACGGGAAGCCCACCTGCGCCGACAAGGACCTCCTCTCCGGAGTCATCAGAGGCGACTGGAAGCTCAACGG ATACATCGTGTCCGACTGCGACTCCGTCGACGTGCTCTACACCCAGCAGCACTACACCAAGACGCCCGAGGAGGCCGCCGCCATCACCATCAAATCAG GGCTGGACCTCAACTGCGGCAACTTCCTGGCGGAGCACACGGTGGCGGCGGTGCAGGCCGGCGAGCTGTCGGAGGAGGACGTCGACCGGGCCATCACCAACAACTTCATCATGCTCATGCGCCTGGGCTTCTTCGACGGCGACCCCAGGGAGCTTGCCTTCGGCAGCCTCGGCCCCAAGGACGTGTGCACGTCTTCCAACCGGGAGCTGGCGCGCGAGACCGCGCGCCAGGGCATCGTGCTGCTCAAGAACAACGGCGCGCTGCCGCTCTCGGCCAAGTCCATCAAGTCCATGGCCGTCATTGGGCCCAACGCCAATGCCAGCTTCACCATGATCGGCAACTACGAAG GCACGCCGTGCAAGTACACGACGCCGCTCCAGGGCCTGGGCGCCAGCGTCAACACCGTGTACCAGCCGGGGTGCACCAACGTCGGCTGCAGCGGGAACAGCCTCCAGCTCAGCACCGCCGTGGCGGCCGCGGCCAGTGCCGACGTGACCGTGCTCGTCGTCGGCGCCGACCAGTCCATTGAGCGCGAGAGCCTGGACAGGACGAGCCTCCTCTTGCCGGGCCAGCAGACGCAGCTCGTGTCGGCCGTCGCCAACGCCTCCAGGGGCCctgtcatcctcgtcgtcatgtCCGGCGGGCCGTTCGACATCTCGTTCGCCAAGGCCAGCGACAAGATCTCCGCCATTCTTTGGGTCGGCTACCCCGGCGAAGCCGGCGGCGCCGCCATTGCCGACATCCTGTTCGGCAGCCACAACCCAA GTGGGAGGCTGCCGGTGACGTGGTACCCGGCGTCGTACGCCGACACGGTCAAGATGACGGACATGCGGATGCGGCCGGACACGTCGACGGGCTACCCGGGCCGGACGTACCGGTTCTACACGGGAGACACGGTGTTCGCCTTCGGTGACGGGCTGAGCTACACGAAGATGTCCCACAGCCTCGTGGCCGCGCCGCCGTCGTACGTGTCCATGCAGCTGGCCGAGGACCACCCGTGCCGCGCCGAGGAGTGCGCGTCGGTGGAGGCCGCGGGCGACCACTGCGAGGACCTGGCCTTCGACGTGAAGCTCCGGGTGCAGaacgccggcgaggtggccggcGCGCACTCGGTGCTGCTGTTCTCGTCGCCGCCGTCGGCGCACAACGCGCCGGCGAAGCACCTGCTCGGGTTCGAGAAGGTGTCGCTGGCGCCCGGGGAGGCCGGCACGGTGGCGTTCAGAGTGGACGTGTGCAGGGACCTGAGCGTGGCGGACGAGCTGGGTGGCCGCAAGGTGGCGCTCGGCGGCCACACGCTGCACGTCGGCGACCTCAAGCACACCGTGGAGCTACGGGTCTGA
- the LOC125540132 gene encoding shikimate kinase 3, chloroplastic isoform X1, whose amino-acid sequence MDTGVGLRPRPRAAWAVRRKPQGFPPATVPAARLDQNPARRPLVLRPDAGSRSTDAIRGASLKGLCCHKSAGDTSNQGTEKVHYSADDALLLKQKAEDVLPYLNDRCVYLVGMMGSGKTTVGKIIAEVLGYSFFDSDKLVEQSVGIPSVAEIFQVHSEAFFRDNESEVLRDLSSMHRLIVATGGGAVIRPINWSYMKKGLTIWLDVPLDALARRIAAVGTASRPLLHQESGDPYAKAYAKLTALFEQRMDSYANADARVSLENIAFKQGHNDVNVLTPSAIAIEALLKMESFLTEKAMVRN is encoded by the exons ATGGACACCGGCGTGGGTCTCCGGCCGAGGCCCCGTGCAGCATGGGCCGTACGACGGAAGCCGCAGGGATTCCCTCCGGCGACAGTGCCGGCGGCGAGGCTTGATCAGAATCCGGCGCGGCGGCCGCTGGTCCTGCGCCCCGATGCGGGGAGCCGGAGCACCGATGCCATCCGTGGCGCCAGCCTCAAGGGCCTGTGCTGCCACAAATCGGCAG GAGACACGAGTAACCAAG GTACTGAGAAAGTCCACTATTCTGCTGATGATGCTCTCCTACTAAAG CAAAAAGCAGAGGACGTGCTCCCTTACCTGAATGACCGATGTGTTTATCTAGTTG GAATGATGGGTTCCGGCAAAACTACAGTTGGGAAGATAATAGCTGAAGTACTAGGCTATTCATTCTTTGACAG TGATAAGCTGGTTGAGCAGTCTGTTGGCATACCGTCGGTCGCTGAGATTTTTCAGGTCCACAGTGAAGCATTCTTCAGAGATAACGAG AGTGAGGTACTAAGGGATTTGTCGTCAATGCACCGATTAATTGTTGCAACAGGAGGTGGTGCGGTGATACGACCAATCAATTG GAGTTATATGAAGAAAGGACTCACTATTTGGTTAGATGTTCCATTGGATGCCCTTGCAAGAAGGATTGCTGCGGTGGGTACTGCATCACGACCCCTCCTGCATCAGGAATCTGGTGATCCTTATGCAAAG GCCTATGCCAAACTTACAGCACTTTTTGAACAAAGAATGGACTCATATGCTAATGCTGATGCTCGAGTTTCCCTTGAGA ATATTGCATTCAAACAAGGACATAATGATGTGAATGTACTTACACCAAGTGCCATCGCTATTGAG GCATTGCTAAAGATGGAGAGCTTTCTTACTGAGAAGGCCATGGTCAGAAACTGA
- the LOC125540132 gene encoding shikimate kinase 3, chloroplastic isoform X2 produces MDTGVGLRPRPRAAWAVRRKPQGFPPATVPAARLDQNPARRPLVLRPDAGSRSTDAIRGASLKGLCCHKSAGTEKVHYSADDALLLKQKAEDVLPYLNDRCVYLVGMMGSGKTTVGKIIAEVLGYSFFDSDKLVEQSVGIPSVAEIFQVHSEAFFRDNESEVLRDLSSMHRLIVATGGGAVIRPINWSYMKKGLTIWLDVPLDALARRIAAVGTASRPLLHQESGDPYAKAYAKLTALFEQRMDSYANADARVSLENIAFKQGHNDVNVLTPSAIAIEALLKMESFLTEKAMVRN; encoded by the exons ATGGACACCGGCGTGGGTCTCCGGCCGAGGCCCCGTGCAGCATGGGCCGTACGACGGAAGCCGCAGGGATTCCCTCCGGCGACAGTGCCGGCGGCGAGGCTTGATCAGAATCCGGCGCGGCGGCCGCTGGTCCTGCGCCCCGATGCGGGGAGCCGGAGCACCGATGCCATCCGTGGCGCCAGCCTCAAGGGCCTGTGCTGCCACAAATCGGCAG GTACTGAGAAAGTCCACTATTCTGCTGATGATGCTCTCCTACTAAAG CAAAAAGCAGAGGACGTGCTCCCTTACCTGAATGACCGATGTGTTTATCTAGTTG GAATGATGGGTTCCGGCAAAACTACAGTTGGGAAGATAATAGCTGAAGTACTAGGCTATTCATTCTTTGACAG TGATAAGCTGGTTGAGCAGTCTGTTGGCATACCGTCGGTCGCTGAGATTTTTCAGGTCCACAGTGAAGCATTCTTCAGAGATAACGAG AGTGAGGTACTAAGGGATTTGTCGTCAATGCACCGATTAATTGTTGCAACAGGAGGTGGTGCGGTGATACGACCAATCAATTG GAGTTATATGAAGAAAGGACTCACTATTTGGTTAGATGTTCCATTGGATGCCCTTGCAAGAAGGATTGCTGCGGTGGGTACTGCATCACGACCCCTCCTGCATCAGGAATCTGGTGATCCTTATGCAAAG GCCTATGCCAAACTTACAGCACTTTTTGAACAAAGAATGGACTCATATGCTAATGCTGATGCTCGAGTTTCCCTTGAGA ATATTGCATTCAAACAAGGACATAATGATGTGAATGTACTTACACCAAGTGCCATCGCTATTGAG GCATTGCTAAAGATGGAGAGCTTTCTTACTGAGAAGGCCATGGTCAGAAACTGA